Proteins encoded by one window of Clostridium perfringens:
- a CDS encoding helix-turn-helix domain-containing protein, producing the protein MNSVMNLTTLEQIKAYSDPYRLKIITYLRNNQESATVKEIADFFGEVPAKVHYHIKKLEKAGILELVKTKEIKGIIAKYYYLTAESFNIEGNQIKKEAKQVYKSQILNILSEYYDSSKEQTMKRISEKVDTGNAEDSIGFNYKNIYLNEEEFKEVNRQMRELVKKYERKEEGKMPCHVFSVCLKHEVE; encoded by the coding sequence ATGAACAGTGTTATGAATTTAACAACTTTAGAACAAATAAAAGCATATTCAGATCCTTATAGGCTGAAGATAATAACTTATCTTAGAAATAATCAAGAATCTGCTACGGTAAAGGAAATTGCTGATTTTTTTGGGGAAGTACCAGCAAAAGTTCATTACCATATTAAAAAATTAGAAAAAGCAGGCATCTTAGAGCTTGTAAAAACAAAAGAAATAAAGGGAATAATAGCAAAATATTATTATCTAACTGCAGAAAGCTTCAATATAGAGGGAAATCAAATTAAAAAAGAAGCTAAACAAGTTTACAAATCTCAAATATTAAATATTCTAAGTGAATATTATGATAGTTCAAAGGAACAAACTATGAAAAGAATATCTGAGAAAGTAGATACTGGTAATGCAGAGGATTCCATAGGTTTCAATTATAAGAACATATACTTAAATGAAGAAGAGTTTAAAGAAGTAAATAGACAAATGAGAGAACTGGTTAAAAAATACGAAAGAAAAGAAGAAGGAAAAATGCCTTGTCATGTATTTTCAGTTTGCTTAAAACATGAAGTAGAGTAA
- the def gene encoding peptide deformylase yields MAVKKIVQIGHEALKKVSEPVKDVNEVKGLIQDLKDTLATVEGIGLAAPQIAVNKRVVYINFGDGENEYVLINPEVTGVSKETYEDYEGCLSYVMHEGLVERPRAVRIQALNEKGELKVYEAQDLLARCFLHEIDHLEGIMYVDRAKEMYELVEK; encoded by the coding sequence ATGGCTGTTAAGAAAATAGTTCAAATAGGACACGAAGCTTTAAAAAAGGTTTCAGAACCTGTTAAAGATGTTAATGAAGTTAAAGGATTAATACAAGATTTAAAAGATACATTAGCAACTGTAGAAGGAATAGGATTAGCTGCACCTCAAATAGCAGTTAATAAAAGAGTTGTTTATATAAATTTTGGAGATGGTGAGAATGAATATGTTCTTATAAATCCAGAGGTAACAGGTGTTTCAAAGGAAACTTATGAAGATTATGAAGGTTGTTTAAGCTATGTAATGCATGAGGGATTAGTTGAAAGACCAAGAGCAGTAAGAATACAAGCTTTAAATGAAAAGGGCGAATTAAAAGTTTATGAAGCTCAAGATCTTTTAGCAAGATGTTTCTTACATGAGATAGATCACTTAGAAGGTATTATGTACGTTGATAGAGCTAAAGAAATGTACGAATTAGTTGAAAAATAA
- a CDS encoding ABC transporter permease: MKANVKANISKYKSLIGLVLLCIVITIVTPNFLSVSNITNVFTQVSVNAIIAIGMTFVILTGGIDLSVGSTLAISGAVGASIVKSTGNVFLAIIVAAVIGIAVGLINGLLVSKGKLQAFIVTLATMTIFRGATLVFTDGTPISKLPEAFVKIGNGKLGFMPIPVIITIIIAIIAVYALSQTRFGRYLYALGGNEDASRLSGINTDKIKTLVYVVSGFASAIAGVIITSRIGSASPNAGTGFELDAIAAVVIGGTSLAGGEGTITGTLIGALIIGVLNNGLNLMNVSPFYQSIVKGLVILIAVLLDKKSRKN, encoded by the coding sequence ATGAAAGCGAATGTTAAAGCAAATATATCTAAATATAAATCTCTTATAGGACTAGTATTATTATGTATAGTTATTACTATAGTTACTCCAAACTTTTTAAGTGTATCTAATATAACTAACGTATTTACACAGGTTTCAGTTAATGCAATCATAGCAATAGGTATGACTTTCGTAATTTTAACTGGTGGAATAGACTTATCAGTTGGATCTACTTTAGCTATTAGTGGTGCCGTAGGGGCTTCTATTGTTAAGTCAACTGGAAACGTATTCTTAGCAATTATAGTGGCAGCTGTTATTGGTATAGCAGTTGGATTAATAAATGGTTTATTAGTATCAAAAGGAAAACTACAAGCATTCATAGTTACTTTAGCTACAATGACAATATTTAGAGGAGCTACTTTAGTATTTACAGATGGTACTCCAATATCAAAATTACCTGAAGCTTTTGTTAAAATAGGAAATGGTAAACTTGGATTTATGCCAATACCAGTTATAATAACAATAATAATAGCAATCATAGCAGTATATGCTTTATCACAAACAAGATTTGGAAGATATTTATATGCTTTAGGTGGAAATGAAGATGCTTCAAGATTATCAGGAATAAATACAGATAAGATAAAAACTTTAGTTTATGTAGTATCAGGTTTTGCCTCAGCTATTGCAGGGGTAATAATAACAAGTAGAATAGGATCTGCTTCACCTAATGCAGGAACAGGATTTGAATTAGATGCTATCGCTGCTGTAGTAATAGGAGGAACTTCTTTAGCAGGGGGAGAAGGAACAATTACAGGTACTTTAATAGGTGCTCTTATTATAGGTGTACTTAATAATGGATTAAACCTTATGAATGTATCACCATTCTATCAATCAATAGTAAAAGGTTTAGTTATATTAATAGCAGTACTTTTAGATAAAAAGAGCAGAAAAAATTAA
- a CDS encoding sugar ABC transporter ATP-binding protein: protein MGERTPMLKMVGVSKSFPGVKALDNVSLMAYGGEVTALMGENGAGKSTLMKILSGVYKKDEGKIFIEGREVEVKGIKSAEEAGITIIHQELSVLNNLTVSENIFLGNEKHSKFTGRINKKLLDERSKMFLEQIGCDIDPNRLVSTLNVGEKQMIEIAKALTKNARIIIMDEPTTALTDVETENLFKVIENLRKKGIAIIYISHRMEEIFKICHRVEVLRDGKYAGSAEIKDIDNDKLIAMMVGRTIEDQFPYRDVKKGDLALEVKNLSCKEGVKGASFTLRKGEILGIAGLMGSGRTELAKTIFGEYKKTSGEISLNGSPININCISDAINNGICYLSEDRKKEGCILGMSVGENMTLCNLKKYENKFKSLDKKEEAKDIEYYIKKINIKTPNKEQFIKNLSGGNQQKVILAKWLMLSPEVLIIDEPTRGIDVGAKKEIYELLNELKASGKAIIMISSDLPEVLGISDRIMVMSEGRISGELNRDEANQESIMKLAVGINN, encoded by the coding sequence ATGGGTGAAAGAACACCAATGCTAAAAATGGTAGGTGTATCAAAATCCTTTCCAGGAGTCAAAGCTTTAGATAATGTTAGTTTAATGGCTTATGGTGGAGAAGTTACTGCTTTAATGGGAGAAAATGGAGCAGGGAAATCAACTTTAATGAAAATACTAAGTGGAGTATATAAAAAAGATGAAGGTAAGATATTCATTGAAGGAAGGGAAGTAGAAGTAAAGGGAATTAAATCAGCAGAAGAAGCTGGTATAACAATAATTCACCAAGAACTTAGTGTTTTAAATAACTTAACTGTTTCAGAAAATATATTTTTAGGTAATGAAAAACATAGTAAATTTACAGGAAGAATAAATAAAAAATTATTAGATGAAAGAAGTAAAATGTTCTTAGAACAAATTGGTTGTGATATAGATCCAAATAGATTAGTTAGTACTCTTAATGTAGGTGAAAAGCAAATGATAGAAATAGCAAAAGCTTTAACTAAGAATGCTAGAATAATTATTATGGACGAACCTACTACAGCCTTAACTGATGTAGAGACTGAAAACCTTTTTAAAGTAATAGAGAATTTAAGAAAAAAGGGAATAGCAATAATATACATATCACATAGAATGGAAGAAATATTTAAAATATGTCATAGAGTAGAAGTATTAAGAGATGGTAAATATGCAGGAAGTGCAGAAATAAAAGACATAGATAATGATAAGCTTATAGCAATGATGGTTGGAAGAACCATAGAGGATCAATTTCCATACAGAGATGTTAAAAAAGGAGATTTAGCTTTAGAAGTTAAAAATCTTAGCTGTAAGGAAGGAGTTAAAGGAGCTTCATTTACTCTTAGAAAGGGAGAAATATTAGGAATTGCAGGTCTTATGGGATCAGGCAGAACAGAGCTTGCAAAAACAATATTTGGAGAATATAAAAAAACAAGTGGTGAAATTTCTTTAAATGGAAGTCCTATTAATATAAATTGCATAAGTGATGCCATAAATAATGGTATATGTTATCTTTCAGAGGATAGAAAAAAAGAGGGATGTATTTTAGGAATGTCTGTTGGAGAAAATATGACCTTATGTAACTTAAAGAAATATGAAAATAAGTTTAAATCTCTTGATAAAAAAGAAGAAGCAAAGGATATAGAGTACTATATTAAGAAGATAAACATAAAAACTCCAAATAAGGAACAATTTATTAAGAATTTAAGTGGAGGTAATCAACAGAAGGTTATACTTGCTAAATGGCTTATGCTATCTCCAGAAGTATTAATAATTGACGAGCCAACTAGAGGAATAGACGTAGGTGCAAAGAAAGAAATTTATGAACTTTTAAATGAACTTAAAGCTAGTGGAAAAGCCATAATAATGATTTCTTCAGACTTACCAGAGGTTTTAGGAATTAGTGATAGAATTATGGTTATGAGTGAAGGAAGAATCTCTGGGGAATTAAATAGAGATGAAGCAAACCAAGAAAGTATAATGAAATTAGCCGTTGGAATAAACAATTAG
- the rbsK gene encoding ribokinase produces the protein MNKICVLGSMNMDLVLKVKDMPKVGETILSKSFQKIAGGKGANQAVAAKRSGAEVFMISKIGKDENGRELRDKLVEDNIDVKYVFEDRIEPTGMALIMVNDNGNNSIIVNAGSNMTLTKDEIHSAENLIKESDIIISQFETPEDITIEAFKIAKENGKVTILNPAPAKKIKDELLNYTDIIVPNETEAELLTGIEIKYIEDAKKAGDIFLGKGVKFAIITLGEKGAALIGKDFCEIVPAYRVNAIDTTAAGDSFIGGLSSKLDTKNLGRETLSSSIRFGNKVSSIAVQRKGAQPSIPYLKEVLEVYKGEE, from the coding sequence ATGAATAAGATATGTGTACTTGGAAGTATGAATATGGATTTAGTTTTAAAGGTTAAAGATATGCCTAAAGTAGGAGAAACTATACTCTCTAAGTCATTTCAAAAAATAGCTGGTGGAAAAGGAGCTAATCAAGCAGTAGCAGCTAAAAGAAGTGGCGCAGAAGTTTTCATGATTTCTAAAATAGGAAAAGATGAAAATGGAAGAGAGTTAAGAGATAAATTAGTAGAAGATAATATAGATGTTAAATATGTTTTTGAAGATAGAATAGAGCCAACTGGAATGGCTTTAATAATGGTAAATGATAATGGAAATAATTCAATAATTGTTAATGCTGGTTCAAATATGACATTAACAAAAGATGAAATACATAGTGCTGAAAATTTAATAAAAGAATCAGATATTATAATTTCACAATTTGAAACACCAGAGGATATTACAATAGAAGCATTTAAAATAGCTAAGGAAAATGGAAAAGTTACAATATTAAATCCAGCTCCAGCTAAAAAAATAAAAGATGAATTATTAAATTACACAGATATAATAGTTCCAAATGAAACAGAAGCGGAGCTTTTAACTGGAATTGAAATAAAATATATAGAAGATGCTAAAAAAGCTGGGGATATATTCTTAGGTAAAGGAGTTAAGTTTGCAATTATTACTCTTGGTGAAAAGGGAGCAGCTTTAATAGGAAAAGATTTTTGTGAAATAGTTCCAGCGTATAGAGTTAATGCAATAGATACTACAGCTGCTGGAGATAGCTTCATTGGAGGCTTAAGTTCAAAGTTAGATACTAAAAATTTAGGAAGAGAGACTTTAAGTAGTTCCATAAGATTTGGAAATAAGGTATCATCAATAGCAGTACAAAGGAAAGGGGCTCAACCATCAATACCATATCTAAAGGAAGTTTTAGAAGTTTATAAGGGAGAAGAGTAA
- a CDS encoding MraY family glycosyltransferase, which translates to MIKYLIVMLIPFVIVYLLMPKFIEFANEKGFVDKPTGRKKHDKLTPLIGGVVMYIGFFATYLFGIDSTRQLSQTFIIFIASTLVIIIGVIDDYYKGKGKEFPIYPRVIIQILAATMVFKAGIVFRGITNPFTGEFTQFSGWIQYILTITWIFGVTTVINWSDGMDGLAGSISIISAMTMFVVALAKGQFNSAYMSITLVGSILAFLRYNRHPARVFMGDSGANFLGFILAIIALEGAFKQATALSILVPVLALGVPIFDNIFVIFRRFQSGKPVYEADRSQIHYRLQERGMSVKQIVSYICILSGCLSLVSLLIIMIIL; encoded by the coding sequence ATGATTAAGTATTTAATTGTAATGCTTATTCCTTTTGTCATAGTATATCTATTAATGCCAAAGTTTATTGAATTTGCAAATGAAAAGGGTTTTGTTGATAAGCCTACAGGAAGAAAAAAACATGATAAATTAACACCTTTAATAGGTGGGGTTGTTATGTATATAGGATTTTTTGCAACATACCTTTTTGGAATAGATTCTACAAGGCAATTATCACAAACTTTTATTATATTTATAGCATCTACTTTGGTAATAATAATAGGAGTAATTGATGACTATTATAAGGGAAAGGGCAAAGAGTTTCCAATTTATCCAAGGGTTATAATTCAAATTTTAGCTGCAACTATGGTTTTTAAAGCTGGGATTGTTTTTAGAGGTATAACTAATCCATTTACTGGAGAGTTTACTCAATTTTCAGGATGGATTCAATATATACTTACAATAACATGGATTTTTGGGGTTACTACAGTAATAAACTGGTCTGATGGAATGGATGGATTAGCAGGAAGCATTTCCATAATATCTGCTATGACTATGTTTGTTGTTGCTCTTGCAAAAGGACAATTTAACTCTGCATATATGTCAATAACTCTAGTAGGGTCAATATTAGCCTTTTTAAGATATAATAGACATCCAGCGCGGGTATTTATGGGTGATTCAGGTGCTAACTTTTTAGGGTTTATTTTAGCTATTATAGCCTTAGAAGGTGCTTTTAAGCAAGCAACAGCATTATCTATATTAGTGCCAGTATTAGCCTTAGGAGTTCCTATTTTTGATAATATCTTTGTAATTTTTAGAAGATTTCAATCTGGAAAGCCTGTTTATGAAGCTGATAGAAGCCAAATACATTATAGGCTACAAGAAAGAGGAATGTCTGTAAAGCAAATTGTGTCATATATATGCATACTAAGTGGATGTTTAAGTTTAGTATCATTATTAATAATTATGATAATATTATAA
- a CDS encoding LacI family DNA-binding transcriptional regulator, which produces MGKTTLLDIAKAVNVSKTTVSMVLNNKEINVSKETREKIFKAAKDMNYIPNSLARSLSTKKSYTLGMIIPDIQNPFFSEMAKAIEIESEKHGYSIILCNTLNEKKKEEEYLKLLISKLVDGVIIAACGDGKEWIKILKNNKIPFVMIDRMVSDEKNANGVFCDNKKGVELGVNYLVNRGNKHIAFVTGKANLEIANLRLEGFKNTAKSLGISNETIIEESDFSMEGGINATERIIKNNKKVDAIFYSSDVMAIGGMKYLIRNGYKIPEDISILGYDNINICSYMEPELTTIAQPIYKIGESSCKLLMDLINNKSLKSKIINLEPSLVERRTVK; this is translated from the coding sequence ATGGGAAAAACTACATTACTAGACATAGCTAAAGCAGTAAATGTATCAAAGACCACTGTATCTATGGTATTAAATAATAAAGAAATAAATGTTTCAAAAGAGACTAGAGAAAAAATATTTAAAGCTGCAAAAGATATGAATTATATACCAAATTCCTTAGCTAGAAGCCTAAGTACTAAAAAGAGTTATACTTTAGGTATGATAATACCAGATATTCAAAACCCTTTTTTCTCAGAAATGGCAAAGGCCATAGAAATTGAAAGTGAAAAGCATGGTTATAGTATTATTTTGTGCAACACTCTCAATGAAAAAAAGAAAGAAGAGGAATACTTAAAACTTTTAATTAGTAAATTAGTAGATGGTGTTATAATAGCAGCTTGTGGTGATGGTAAAGAGTGGATTAAAATTCTAAAAAATAATAAGATTCCTTTTGTTATGATAGATAGAATGGTTTCAGATGAAAAGAATGCTAATGGTGTATTTTGTGATAACAAGAAAGGTGTTGAATTAGGAGTAAATTACTTAGTTAATAGGGGTAATAAGCATATTGCCTTTGTTACAGGAAAGGCTAATTTAGAAATAGCTAATTTAAGACTAGAGGGTTTCAAAAATACTGCAAAGAGCTTGGGAATATCTAATGAGACCATAATAGAAGAATCAGATTTCTCTATGGAAGGTGGAATAAATGCCACAGAGAGAATAATTAAAAATAATAAAAAGGTAGATGCAATTTTTTATAGTAGTGATGTTATGGCAATTGGAGGTATGAAATACTTAATAAGAAACGGATATAAAATACCTGAAGATATAAGCATATTAGGTTATGATAATATAAACATTTGTTCTTATATGGAGCCAGAATTAACTACCATAGCTCAACCAATATATAAAATTGGGGAATCTTCTTGTAAACTACTTATGGATTTAATAAACAATAAATCTTTAAAAAGCAAAATAATAAATTTAGAGCCTTCTTTAGTAGAGAGGAGAACAGTAAAATAA
- the rbsD gene encoding D-ribose pyranase: protein MRKTSLLNSNISSVISKMGHTDMLAIGDCGLPIPKETERIDLALIKGVPGFIETLKAILEELQVEEVLIAKETEKVSPELFTEIKEIIKDTKITFISHEELKKELKDCKAVVRTGEQTPYANIILKSGVVF from the coding sequence ATGAGAAAAACAAGTTTATTAAATAGTAACATAAGTTCAGTCATATCAAAGATGGGACATACTGATATGTTGGCTATAGGGGATTGTGGATTACCTATACCAAAGGAAACTGAGAGAATAGACTTAGCTTTAATAAAAGGCGTACCAGGCTTTATAGAAACTTTAAAAGCTATTTTAGAAGAATTACAAGTAGAAGAGGTACTTATTGCTAAGGAAACAGAAAAGGTAAGTCCAGAATTATTTACAGAAATAAAAGAGATTATAAAAGATACTAAAATAACTTTTATATCACATGAGGAATTAAAGAAAGAATTAAAAGATTGTAAGGCAGTTGTTAGAACTGGAGAACAAACTCCATATGCAAATATAATCTTAAAATCAGGGGTTGTTTTTTAA
- the rbsB gene encoding ribose ABC transporter substrate-binding protein RbsB, whose product MHINKKIFSVGLMLMMLMTSFIGCGRDNKPKIGMVLSTLNNPFFVNMKDGAEKEAEKLGYDLVVLDSQNDPAKERANVEDLVQLGVIALLINPTDSDAVVKTVEVANKSNIPVITLDRQANGGKITSHIASDNIKGGEMAAEYVLDKFKDEKGPINVVEIQGIPGASATRDRGEGFHNIMDKNDKFNFISIQAADFDRQKGLQVMENIIQANPNIQVVFAHNDEMALGAVKAIKASGINALVIGFDGNDDAKDSIDANEMTATIAQQPDLIGALGVELANKIYNGESIKDKIAADLKVYTK is encoded by the coding sequence ATGCATATAAATAAAAAGATATTTTCAGTTGGATTAATGCTCATGATGCTTATGACTTCATTTATAGGGTGTGGAAGAGATAATAAGCCTAAAATAGGAATGGTATTATCAACTCTTAATAACCCATTCTTTGTAAATATGAAAGATGGAGCAGAAAAAGAGGCTGAAAAATTAGGATATGATTTAGTAGTATTAGATTCTCAAAATGATCCAGCTAAGGAAAGAGCAAATGTAGAGGATTTAGTACAATTAGGAGTTATTGCCTTACTTATAAATCCAACAGATAGTGATGCCGTAGTTAAGACTGTTGAGGTAGCTAACAAGAGTAATATTCCAGTAATAACATTAGATAGACAAGCTAATGGTGGAAAAATAACAAGTCATATAGCTTCAGATAATATAAAAGGTGGAGAAATGGCTGCTGAGTATGTATTAGATAAATTCAAAGATGAAAAAGGACCAATAAATGTAGTTGAGATACAAGGTATTCCAGGTGCATCAGCTACTAGAGATAGGGGAGAAGGATTCCATAATATAATGGATAAAAATGATAAATTTAACTTTATTTCAATACAAGCTGCTGATTTTGATAGACAAAAAGGTCTTCAAGTTATGGAAAATATAATCCAAGCTAATCCTAATATACAAGTTGTATTTGCTCACAATGATGAAATGGCTTTAGGGGCAGTTAAAGCAATTAAGGCTAGTGGAATAAATGCATTAGTTATAGGATTCGATGGAAATGATGATGCTAAAGATTCTATAGATGCAAATGAAATGACAGCTACAATAGCTCAACAACCAGATTTAATTGGAGCATTAGGAGTAGAATTAGCTAATAAGATATATAATGGTGAAAGCATTAAAGATAAAATAGCAGCAGACCTTAAGGTATATACTAAATAA
- a CDS encoding V-type ATP synthase subunit D, with protein MAQRLNVNPTRMELSKLKKRLATATRGHKLLKDKQDELMRQFINLIKYNNQLRDEVEKELGSSLKDFVMARAVMSSEFLEEAIAYPKEEIEVEVGNKNIMSVNVPIMNFKRKLEGDEGSIYPYGFMNTSAELDDAISKLYGILPKLLELAEVEKSGQLMADEIEKTRRRVNALEYMTIPQLKETIRYIRMKLDENERSALTRLMKVKSMIEQRG; from the coding sequence ATGGCACAAAGATTAAATGTCAATCCTACTAGAATGGAACTCTCAAAGCTAAAGAAAAGATTAGCAACAGCAACAAGAGGACATAAATTATTAAAAGATAAGCAAGATGAGTTAATGAGACAATTCATAAATCTTATCAAATATAATAATCAATTAAGAGATGAAGTTGAAAAGGAACTAGGAAGTTCCTTAAAAGACTTCGTTATGGCTAGAGCTGTTATGAGTTCAGAGTTCCTAGAGGAAGCTATAGCATACCCTAAAGAAGAAATTGAGGTTGAAGTGGGAAATAAAAACATAATGAGTGTAAATGTGCCTATAATGAACTTCAAAAGAAAATTAGAAGGTGATGAAGGTAGTATTTATCCTTATGGCTTTATGAATACTTCAGCTGAACTTGATGATGCAATTTCTAAACTATATGGAATTTTACCAAAGTTATTAGAACTTGCAGAAGTTGAGAAATCTGGTCAGCTTATGGCAGACGAGATAGAGAAGACAAGAAGAAGAGTTAACGCTCTTGAATATATGACAATTCCTCAATTAAAAGAAACTATCAGATACATCAGAATGAAGCTTGATGAAAATGAGAGAAGTGCCTTAACAAGACTTATGAAAGTTAAGTCTATGATAGAGCAAAGAGGATAA